In the genome of Pseudomonadota bacterium, one region contains:
- a CDS encoding phosphotransferase family protein translates to MSKDMDIEDIRVRLMDWFKSKIPQASQISLSPLKKPVSGLSNQTFFFELSWWEAEVMRVENLVLRCAPTGFLMFPKYDMKEQFILMKHLEKTAVPVPKTRWLEEDESVIGIPFYIVAQVQGWIPGDHPPYHVAGPLYEAKLEERARIWWKAVDTMAKIHTLDLEEVDLGFLGVPGGGADPIDQEIAYYDKMLEMNEEPPPPILERTRDWLKENIYEPRYVSLCWGDARLANLMYQSDEVVAVLDWEMAFLGDPESDLGWFIHMDWATSEGLQTKPSPRLEGLPGVKETLAHYERITNRKVENFFYHEVFATWRMAVVYTRLAKHQRFISNFAKIDITRSHFEKLTRLLSL, encoded by the coding sequence ATGTCAAAAGATATGGACATAGAGGATATCCGGGTAAGACTAATGGACTGGTTTAAGAGCAAAATACCCCAGGCGAGCCAAATTTCGCTTTCACCTCTGAAAAAACCGGTTTCCGGACTTTCCAATCAGACTTTTTTTTTCGAACTCAGTTGGTGGGAAGCCGAGGTTATGCGGGTGGAAAATTTAGTTCTTCGCTGCGCCCCTACGGGTTTTTTGATGTTTCCCAAGTACGATATGAAAGAACAATTTATATTAATGAAGCATTTGGAGAAGACGGCTGTACCTGTTCCAAAGACGCGATGGCTGGAGGAGGATGAATCTGTAATCGGCATTCCTTTCTACATCGTGGCACAGGTTCAGGGATGGATTCCCGGTGACCATCCGCCCTACCATGTGGCAGGGCCCCTTTATGAGGCGAAACTGGAGGAAAGGGCCAGAATATGGTGGAAGGCCGTAGATACAATGGCCAAGATCCATACACTCGACTTGGAAGAGGTGGATCTTGGTTTTCTGGGGGTTCCCGGAGGTGGCGCAGACCCCATTGATCAGGAAATAGCATATTACGATAAAATGCTTGAGATGAATGAGGAGCCACCTCCACCTATACTGGAGCGTACCAGGGACTGGCTAAAAGAAAACATTTATGAACCCAGGTACGTTTCATTGTGTTGGGGTGATGCCAGGCTGGCTAACTTGATGTACCAAAGTGATGAGGTTGTAGCAGTACTGGACTGGGAAATGGCATTTCTTGGAGATCCGGAATCCGATCTGGGCTGGTTCATCCATATGGACTGGGCTACAAGCGAAGGACTACAGACCAAACCATCTCCTCGTCTTGAGGGGCTTCCGGGAGTAAAAGAAACTCTTGCCCACTATGAGCGGATAACAAATAGAAAAGTAGAGAATTTTTTCTATCATGAAGTATTTGCAACCTGGCGCATGGCAGTGGTTTACACCCGTTTGGCAAAACATCAAAGATTTATATCCAACTTTGCAAAAATCGATATTACCCGATCTCATTTTGAAAAACTAACGCGGCTATTGTCCCTGTAA